From the Erythrolamprus reginae isolate rEryReg1 chromosome Z, rEryReg1.hap1, whole genome shotgun sequence genome, one window contains:
- the LOC139175789 gene encoding guanine nucleotide exchange factor subunit RIC1-like yields SIYLSIYLSIYLSIIYPSFISIYLSIYLSIHHLYLSIYLSIYPSIIYIYLSIYPSIHPSIHPSIHPSIHLSIYLSIYLSIIYIYLSIYLSIYLSIYLSIYLSIYLSIIYIYLSIHHLYLSIYLSIYPSIIYIYLSIYLSIYLSIYLSIYLSIHNLYLSIYLSIYLSIYLSIYLSIYLSIYLSIYLSIY; encoded by the coding sequence tctatctatctatctatctatctatctatctatctatctatcatctatccatcatttatatctatctatctatctatctatctatctatccatcatctatatctatctatctatctatctatctatccatccatcatctatatctatctatctatctatccatccatccatccatccatccatccatccatccatccatccatccatctatctatctatctatctatctatctatccatcatctatatctatctatctatctatctatctatctatctatctatctatctatctatctatctatctatctatctatccatcatctatatctatctatctatccatcatctatatctatctatctatctatctatctatccatccatcatctatatctatctatctatctatctatctatctatctatctatctatctatctatctatctatctatccataatctatatctatctatctatctatctatctatctatctatctatctatctatctatctatctatctatctatctatctatctatctatctatctatctatctat